In Halostella salina, a single window of DNA contains:
- a CDS encoding helix-turn-helix domain-containing protein encodes MIDVAMDMEQYDCPFIDTTDDHEVSFTAVHWEFDERAKQLETRLAVEGDGREELEQGLTALKNHDNMRECALFSKRGEQAVIRTVIDQTNAMKVIRENGGYITGPFHIEDGSETWEVGFDEEDVADDTLSELDRHNEFTVESRDSLDTEELFDLLENAEPAMTMLDGCRSLSAVERETMTTAAREGYYEEPREATLQDLADAFDVSDTAVSKNLRRGERKVVRSVVAALSDLN; translated from the coding sequence ATGATAGACGTCGCGATGGACATGGAACAGTACGACTGTCCGTTCATCGACACGACGGACGACCACGAGGTGTCGTTCACCGCGGTTCACTGGGAGTTCGACGAGCGAGCCAAGCAACTGGAGACGCGCCTCGCCGTGGAAGGGGACGGCCGCGAGGAGCTAGAGCAGGGGCTGACGGCGCTCAAGAACCACGACAACATGCGGGAGTGTGCGCTGTTCTCGAAGCGCGGCGAGCAGGCCGTGATCCGGACGGTCATCGACCAGACGAACGCGATGAAGGTGATCCGGGAGAACGGCGGCTACATCACCGGCCCGTTCCACATCGAGGACGGAAGCGAGACGTGGGAAGTGGGCTTCGACGAGGAGGACGTCGCCGACGACACGCTCTCGGAACTGGACCGGCACAACGAGTTCACCGTCGAGTCCCGCGACTCGCTCGACACCGAGGAGCTGTTCGACCTGCTGGAGAACGCCGAGCCGGCGATGACGATGCTCGACGGCTGCCGGAGCCTCTCGGCCGTCGAGCGCGAGACGATGACGACGGCGGCCCGTGAGGGGTACTACGAGGAACCGCGGGAGGCGACGCTGCAGGACCTGGCGGACGCCTTCGACGTGTCCGACACCGCCGTCTCGAAGAACCTCCGGCGCGGCGAGCGGAAGGTGGTGCGGAGCGTCGTCGCGGCGCTGAGCGACCTGAACTGA
- a CDS encoding thiolase domain-containing protein codes for MHDAHVVGVGMTPFGVHDATLPDLFAEAALPALDDAGAGPDDVEALYFGNAMGGQIEGDSHLAPTVASHVGLAGIPCQRFEDACATSSNAFKNAVRAVEAGQHDVVLVGGVERCSPETGKGTGAMTRIFASAAHGAYERPTGLTFPGVFALLTKRHMHEHGTTAEQLAEVAVKNHYHGSLNDRAHFGKETTTEEVLDGPVVADPFRLHDCCPFSDGAAAVVVASEDVAADLSGDPVRVAGVGHATDVVPLADKAHPSTTQAARDAASEAYDAAGITADDVDFAEVHDCFTGAEVLATEALGLVADGEGGAAAAEGRTALGGEIPVNPSGGLKAKGHPIGATGAAQIVELTEQLRGDAGERSVEDAGVGLAHNLGGDAATTVVSVLESTDAGSGVAR; via the coding sequence ATGCACGACGCACACGTCGTCGGCGTCGGGATGACGCCGTTCGGCGTCCACGACGCGACGCTCCCCGACCTGTTCGCCGAGGCCGCGCTCCCGGCGCTGGACGACGCCGGTGCCGGCCCCGACGATGTCGAGGCGCTGTACTTCGGCAACGCGATGGGCGGACAGATAGAGGGCGACAGCCACCTCGCGCCGACGGTCGCCTCGCACGTCGGGCTGGCGGGGATCCCCTGCCAGCGGTTCGAGGACGCCTGCGCCACTTCATCGAACGCGTTCAAGAACGCGGTCCGTGCGGTCGAGGCAGGCCAGCACGACGTGGTGCTCGTCGGCGGCGTCGAGCGCTGCTCGCCGGAGACGGGGAAGGGCACCGGCGCGATGACCCGCATCTTCGCCAGCGCCGCCCACGGCGCGTACGAGCGCCCGACCGGTCTCACGTTCCCCGGCGTGTTCGCCCTGCTGACCAAGCGCCACATGCACGAGCACGGCACGACCGCCGAACAGCTCGCCGAGGTCGCCGTCAAGAACCACTACCACGGCAGCCTCAACGACCGCGCGCACTTCGGCAAGGAGACGACGACCGAGGAGGTACTCGACGGCCCGGTCGTCGCGGACCCGTTCCGGCTGCACGACTGCTGCCCGTTCTCGGACGGCGCGGCGGCCGTGGTCGTCGCCAGCGAGGACGTCGCTGCGGACCTGTCGGGCGACCCGGTCCGCGTGGCGGGCGTCGGGCACGCGACCGACGTGGTGCCGCTCGCGGACAAGGCCCACCCCTCGACCACGCAGGCCGCCCGCGACGCCGCGAGCGAGGCGTACGACGCCGCCGGGATCACCGCCGACGACGTGGACTTCGCGGAGGTCCACGACTGTTTCACCGGCGCGGAGGTGCTGGCGACGGAAGCGCTCGGCCTCGTCGCGGACGGCGAGGGCGGGGCGGCCGCGGCGGAGGGCCGCACAGCGCTGGGCGGCGAGATACCCGTGAATCCGAGCGGCGGTCTGAAGGCGAAGGGCCACCCCATCGGCGCGACGGGCGCGGCCCAGATCGTCGAACTGACCGAACAGCTCCGCGGCGACGCGGGCGAGCGTTCGGTCGAGGACGCCGGGGTCGGGCTGGCGCACAACCTCGGCGGCGACGCGGCGACGACCGTCGTGAGCGTGTTGGAGTCGACCGACGCCGGCTCGGGGGTGGCGCGATGA
- a CDS encoding ABC transporter ATP-binding protein, with translation MSDAPALELDGVHSYYGESHVLRGVDLAVETGENVALVGRNGVGKTTTLRSVLGLTPPREGTVRIDGEDVTGVETHDIARLGVGWVPEERRMFGHLTVEENLRVATPPDADSAARIEEALDAFPDLRDHRKREAGDLSGGQQQMVAIARALVGDNDLLLVDEPSEGLAPLIVEEVVDALESLADDVTLLLVEQNFPLAMDLTDRFYLLDHGEVVESGNSDEVSRDDEMIRRYLSA, from the coding sequence GTGAGCGACGCCCCCGCCCTCGAACTCGACGGCGTCCACAGCTACTACGGCGAGAGCCACGTCCTCCGTGGCGTCGACCTGGCCGTCGAGACGGGCGAGAACGTCGCGCTGGTCGGCCGCAACGGCGTCGGCAAGACGACGACGCTGCGCTCGGTGCTCGGGCTGACGCCGCCCCGCGAGGGGACCGTGCGGATCGACGGCGAGGACGTGACGGGCGTCGAAACCCACGACATCGCCCGGCTCGGCGTCGGCTGGGTGCCCGAGGAGCGCCGGATGTTCGGCCACCTCACCGTGGAGGAGAACCTCCGGGTCGCGACGCCGCCCGACGCCGACTCGGCGGCCCGCATCGAGGAGGCCCTCGACGCCTTCCCCGACCTCCGGGACCACCGGAAACGCGAGGCCGGGGACCTCAGCGGCGGCCAGCAGCAGATGGTCGCCATCGCCCGGGCGCTGGTTGGCGACAACGACCTGCTGCTCGTCGACGAACCGAGCGAGGGGCTCGCCCCGCTCATCGTCGAGGAGGTGGTCGACGCGCTCGAATCGCTCGCCGACGACGTGACGCTGCTGCTCGTCGAGCAGAACTTCCCGCTGGCGATGGACCTGACCGACCGGTTCTACCTGCTCGACCACGGCGAGGTGGTTGAGTCGGGGAACTCGGACGAGGTGTCCCGCGACGACGAGATGATACGGAGGTACCTTTCAGCATGA
- a CDS encoding ABC transporter ATP-binding protein encodes MLRTSGLTKRFGGLTAVDGVDFELGADELCSLIGPNGAGKTTFFNLLTGTLEPTAGTVEYREGDWVDVTDDEPHEMALRGLHRSYQITNVFPTATALENVRVAAQADGGRDAWKLWRNVGAFDEYEREAREILDRVGLGDEADTVAETLSHGQKRHLEVAVALAGDPDVLLLDEPTAGVSSDAIDRLVDLIRNVAADHAVLLVEHNMDVVMDVSDRVAVLHQGELIADGEPEAVREDPVVQEAYLGGYDPDEADADADDGARGGEAA; translated from the coding sequence ATGCTCCGAACGAGCGGACTGACGAAACGGTTCGGCGGACTGACCGCCGTCGACGGCGTCGACTTCGAACTCGGCGCGGACGAACTCTGCTCGCTCATCGGCCCGAACGGGGCGGGGAAGACGACGTTTTTCAACCTGCTCACGGGGACGCTCGAACCCACCGCGGGCACGGTCGAGTACCGCGAGGGCGACTGGGTCGACGTGACCGACGACGAGCCACACGAGATGGCGCTGCGCGGGCTCCACCGGTCGTACCAGATCACGAACGTGTTCCCGACGGCGACGGCGCTGGAGAACGTCCGCGTCGCCGCCCAGGCCGACGGCGGCCGCGACGCCTGGAAGCTCTGGCGCAACGTCGGCGCGTTCGACGAGTACGAGCGCGAGGCCCGGGAGATACTGGACCGGGTCGGGCTCGGCGACGAGGCCGACACGGTCGCCGAGACCCTCTCGCACGGGCAGAAGCGACACCTCGAAGTCGCCGTCGCGCTCGCCGGCGACCCGGACGTGTTGCTGCTGGACGAGCCGACCGCCGGCGTCTCCAGCGACGCCATCGACCGGCTGGTCGACCTCATTCGGAACGTGGCGGCGGACCACGCCGTCCTGCTGGTCGAGCACAACATGGACGTGGTGATGGACGTGAGCGACCGCGTCGCCGTGCTCCACCAGGGCGAACTGATCGCCGACGGCGAGCCGGAGGCGGTCCGGGAGGACCCCGTGGTACAGGAAGCGTACCTCGGCGGCTACGACCCCGACGAGGCCGACGCCGACGCTGACGACGGCGCGCGCGGAGGTGAGGCGGCGTGA
- a CDS encoding branched-chain amino acid ABC transporter permease: MAFLAVYPVLYATLVRTPLGREFDVILPGADVMVTVLYVGLFAISFDFISGYTGYLSFGHSLFYGTGAYLVVLAATEKLPLLGADTPFMLLLLLAGVVAVVIALAVGVVSFRLSGVYFAMITLGFAEVAHVFIRNWDRVSGNPRDGASVGGGVDAFAVGVPGVDALQIELGRLVRDSLGTVPGLGVELDAAAGSYYGVGLMVLLSYLCMQRIIHSPFGRVMIAVRENEERARAVGYDVYKFKLVAFAISGFFAGVAGALFAGYRRSVAPVNTFDLFVTADALLASIVGGLGTLAGPLYGYLFTASVEGVLTTESDGIARYLRDALGEGTLATEVGGVSVAELINVFVDGRADLYLGIVFILFVLYVPRGILGTLRDRLGGHVADRLPDRVRARIRGWRK; the protein is encoded by the coding sequence GTGGCGTTCCTCGCGGTGTACCCGGTGCTGTACGCGACGCTGGTCCGGACGCCGCTCGGGCGGGAGTTCGACGTGATCCTCCCGGGTGCCGACGTGATGGTCACGGTGCTGTACGTCGGCCTCTTTGCGATCAGCTTCGACTTCATCAGCGGCTACACCGGCTACCTCTCCTTCGGGCACTCGCTGTTCTACGGCACGGGCGCGTACCTCGTCGTGCTCGCGGCGACGGAGAAGCTCCCGCTGCTGGGGGCGGACACGCCGTTCATGCTGCTGTTGCTGCTCGCCGGCGTGGTTGCCGTCGTCATCGCGCTGGCCGTCGGCGTGGTGTCGTTCCGGCTCTCGGGCGTCTACTTCGCCATGATCACGCTCGGCTTCGCTGAGGTGGCCCACGTGTTCATCCGGAACTGGGACCGCGTGAGCGGCAACCCGCGTGACGGCGCGAGCGTCGGGGGCGGCGTCGACGCCTTCGCCGTCGGCGTCCCCGGCGTCGACGCGCTCCAGATCGAACTCGGGCGGCTCGTCCGGGACAGCCTCGGCACGGTGCCCGGCCTCGGCGTCGAACTCGACGCGGCGGCCGGCTCCTACTACGGCGTGGGGCTGATGGTGCTCCTGTCGTACCTCTGTATGCAGCGGATCATCCACTCGCCCTTTGGCCGGGTGATGATCGCCGTCCGCGAGAACGAGGAGCGCGCCCGGGCGGTCGGCTACGACGTGTACAAGTTCAAGCTGGTCGCGTTCGCGATCAGCGGCTTCTTCGCGGGGGTCGCCGGCGCGCTGTTTGCCGGCTACCGCCGCTCGGTCGCGCCGGTGAACACGTTCGACCTGTTCGTCACCGCCGACGCCCTGCTCGCCTCCATCGTCGGCGGCCTCGGCACGCTCGCCGGGCCGCTGTACGGCTACCTGTTCACGGCCTCGGTCGAGGGGGTTCTGACCACCGAGAGCGACGGGATCGCCCGGTACCTCCGGGACGCGCTCGGGGAAGGAACCCTTGCGACCGAAGTCGGCGGGGTCAGCGTCGCCGAACTGATCAACGTCTTCGTCGACGGCCGCGCGGACCTGTATCTGGGCATCGTGTTCATCCTCTTCGTCCTCTACGTGCCCCGCGGCATCCTCGGCACGCTCCGGGACCGCCTCGGCGGCCACGTCGCGGACCGCCTGCCCGACCGCGTTCGCGCCCGGATCCGGGGGTGGCGGAAGTGA
- a CDS encoding branched-chain amino acid ABC transporter permease, producing MSGIAVVDVLVDLLDPSTLAGIFLGAFSKSALYVMIASGLSLIFGLMGVLNFAHGSLTMLGAYLGGAVMVVLVSGGTGGPTRLLLFFVAIAATFALLTLLGGAIEVTLIRPLYDRAPLFQILLTFGVVLVLDELVRIAVELYGLQPRTDWQAAFGTAPDFLAEWYTVAGVTTRGLYLFEGLLGVLAVVAIWAFLTRTRYGLYIRAGSEDPEMTRALGVDVRRAFTVVFGVGAGLAGVAGVVLMWDPRFGASVPLGVETLLVAFVVVIIGGLGSFRGTVAAAGIVGLTDAFATWLFVNDHVAFAGLPEMVSFVVLVGVLIVRPQGLFGVAEVGGH from the coding sequence ATGAGCGGGATCGCCGTCGTCGACGTGCTCGTCGACCTGCTCGACCCGTCGACGCTCGCCGGGATCTTCCTCGGCGCGTTCTCGAAGTCGGCGCTGTACGTCATGATCGCCAGCGGCCTCTCGCTCATCTTCGGGCTGATGGGCGTGCTGAACTTCGCCCACGGGTCGCTGACGATGCTCGGCGCGTATCTGGGCGGCGCGGTCATGGTCGTGCTGGTGTCGGGCGGCACGGGCGGGCCGACCCGCCTGTTGCTGTTTTTCGTCGCCATCGCCGCGACGTTCGCGCTGCTCACGCTGCTCGGCGGCGCGATAGAGGTGACGCTGATCCGGCCGCTGTACGACCGCGCGCCGCTGTTCCAGATCCTGCTGACGTTCGGCGTCGTGCTCGTGCTGGACGAACTCGTCCGCATCGCGGTCGAACTGTACGGCCTCCAGCCCCGGACCGACTGGCAGGCCGCCTTCGGCACCGCGCCGGACTTCCTCGCGGAGTGGTACACCGTCGCCGGGGTCACCACGCGCGGCCTCTACCTGTTCGAGGGGCTGCTCGGGGTGCTGGCGGTCGTGGCCATCTGGGCGTTCCTCACCCGGACGCGGTACGGCCTGTACATCCGCGCCGGGAGCGAGGACCCCGAGATGACCCGCGCGCTCGGCGTCGACGTGCGGCGGGCCTTCACCGTCGTGTTCGGCGTCGGCGCGGGGCTGGCCGGCGTCGCGGGCGTCGTGCTGATGTGGGACCCGCGGTTCGGCGCGAGCGTCCCGCTCGGCGTCGAGACGCTGCTCGTCGCGTTCGTCGTCGTGATTATCGGCGGCCTCGGCTCGTTCCGGGGCACGGTCGCCGCGGCGGGCATCGTCGGCCTGACCGACGCGTTCGCGACGTGGCTGTTCGTCAACGACCACGTCGCCTTCGCCGGTCTCCCCGAGATGGTGTCGTTCGTCGTGCTGGTCGGCGTGCTGATCGTCAGACCACAGGGCCTGTTCGGCGTCGCGGAGGTGGGCGGCCATTAG
- a CDS encoding ABC transporter substrate-binding protein, translating to MTRVNRRSVLKSAGALGLAGAAGCLSEEGGSDGGTVRVGMMQPLSGPLEYYGLQSVWGFLSGLAYKHDQDPLDVSSAGEQTVEGENYDYELFIEDTEASADQTQSIATDLVQEQEVDVLVGTSSSASARRVIDNIIPNTDVPFIAGPAAAADITSSSDYCNSQVFRANENTAMDARSGGRYVANETDVERVFIMAADYSFGRAVANNYRNVLESEGVEIVGERFVARGYSEFEGLYDNAQEANADAVIGGFTVQTLPAFLGTGLSGEYDFRMFGGFATRITNAALGGVAQRVFGEDFTAEDLQEAKLGPFTTRYHWNQYDNEINSAFVDSYTSTYGVVPDLFTAGQFTAASSLVQAVEESGSTAAGDLIDALTGMTVQDTPKGEGAYTYQEYNNQARSAMTIADPVPTSDEWADSWESPVMPSDPVATVEASETTIPADADGMSCDL from the coding sequence ATGACACGGGTCAACAGGCGATCGGTGCTGAAAAGCGCAGGGGCACTGGGGCTGGCCGGTGCGGCCGGCTGTCTCTCGGAAGAGGGCGGAAGCGACGGCGGGACGGTCCGGGTCGGCATGATGCAGCCGCTGTCCGGGCCGCTCGAATACTACGGCCTGCAGAGCGTCTGGGGGTTCCTGTCCGGGCTGGCGTACAAGCACGACCAGGACCCGCTCGACGTGAGTTCCGCGGGCGAGCAGACGGTCGAGGGCGAGAACTACGACTACGAGCTGTTCATCGAGGACACGGAAGCGTCGGCCGACCAGACGCAGTCGATCGCGACCGACCTCGTGCAGGAGCAGGAGGTGGACGTGCTCGTCGGCACGTCCTCGTCGGCGTCGGCCCGCCGGGTGATCGACAACATCATCCCGAACACGGACGTGCCGTTCATCGCCGGCCCGGCGGCGGCCGCCGACATCACGTCCAGCAGCGACTACTGCAACAGCCAGGTGTTCCGCGCCAACGAGAACACCGCGATGGATGCCCGGAGCGGCGGCCGGTACGTCGCCAACGAGACCGACGTGGAGCGGGTGTTCATCATGGCCGCCGACTACAGCTTCGGGCGGGCCGTGGCGAACAACTACCGCAACGTGCTGGAGAGCGAGGGCGTCGAGATCGTCGGCGAACGGTTCGTCGCACGGGGATACTCCGAGTTCGAGGGGCTGTACGACAACGCACAGGAGGCAAACGCCGACGCGGTCATCGGCGGATTCACCGTCCAGACGCTCCCGGCGTTCCTCGGGACGGGCCTCTCCGGCGAGTACGACTTCCGGATGTTCGGCGGGTTCGCCACGCGGATCACGAACGCCGCGCTCGGCGGCGTCGCCCAGCGCGTGTTCGGCGAGGACTTCACCGCCGAGGACCTGCAGGAGGCGAAGCTCGGCCCCTTCACGACGCGCTACCACTGGAACCAGTACGACAACGAGATCAACAGCGCCTTCGTCGACTCGTACACGAGCACGTACGGCGTCGTCCCCGACCTGTTCACCGCCGGCCAGTTCACGGCCGCCTCGTCGCTGGTCCAGGCCGTCGAGGAGAGCGGGTCGACCGCGGCCGGCGACCTGATCGACGCGCTCACCGGCATGACCGTCCAGGACACGCCGAAGGGCGAGGGCGCGTACACCTACCAGGAGTACAACAACCAGGCCCGGTCGGCGATGACCATCGCGGACCCCGTGCCGACCAGCGACGAGTGGGCCGATAGCTGGGAGTCGCCGGTGATGCCCAGCGACCCCGTCGCCACCGTCGAAGCGAGCGAGACGACCATCCCGGCGGACGCCGACGGCATGAGCTGCGACCTGTAA
- a CDS encoding Zn-ribbon domain-containing OB-fold protein yields MSVDEYAEAGRLTTSGWREALDDGVLLGQECRDCGHVTGAPKAACVRCGSRALDTVHLPETGEVYSVTRIEVAPEGFDAPYHVAMVAFDGGRVTARLGDEAEIGETVTFEGAASTPEGPAPLFD; encoded by the coding sequence ATGAGCGTCGACGAGTACGCCGAGGCCGGCAGGCTGACCACGTCCGGGTGGCGCGAGGCGCTCGACGACGGCGTCCTGCTCGGCCAGGAGTGCCGCGACTGCGGCCACGTCACCGGCGCGCCGAAGGCGGCCTGCGTCCGCTGTGGCTCCCGGGCGCTCGACACGGTCCACCTCCCGGAGACGGGCGAAGTGTACTCCGTCACGCGGATCGAGGTCGCGCCCGAAGGGTTCGACGCGCCGTACCACGTGGCGATGGTGGCGTTCGACGGCGGCCGGGTCACGGCCCGGCTCGGCGACGAGGCGGAGATCGGCGAGACCGTGACGTTCGAGGGAGCCGCGTCGACGCCCGAGGGGCCGGCCCCGCTGTTCGACTGA
- a CDS encoding 3-oxoacyl-ACP synthase — MTVSLTGYGRYVPDERITGPEIAERSGIPEEVVVEKMGVREKRVCPPDDDHPTDMCVAAAEDALADADRDAADLDLVLYHGSEFKDFVVWSAAADIAERLGAESAYATESYTLCAGAPVALRQVRAQLLAGDIDAALLVAASREEDLVDYANVDSSFMFNFGSGASAMVVERDAGDRSRAAVLGSGAVTDGSFSRDVVMPAGGTRNPTSEDTVAAGEHSLDVPDPDGMKERLAPVSLPNFLDVTDEALERSGLDRDDVDFVALTHVKRSFHDYYFEEMGLDPETDGYYLDDYGHVQSVDQVLALDEGRSRGRIEPGDVVCFVAAGTGYTWAATALRWRG; from the coding sequence GTGACCGTCTCCCTCACTGGCTACGGCCGCTACGTCCCGGACGAGCGCATCACCGGCCCGGAAATTGCTGAACGCAGCGGTATCCCCGAGGAAGTCGTCGTCGAGAAGATGGGCGTCCGCGAGAAGCGCGTCTGTCCACCCGACGATGACCACCCGACCGATATGTGCGTCGCCGCCGCCGAGGACGCGCTCGCCGACGCGGACCGCGACGCCGCGGATCTGGACCTGGTGCTGTACCACGGCAGCGAGTTCAAGGACTTCGTCGTCTGGAGCGCCGCCGCAGACATCGCCGAGCGACTCGGGGCAGAGTCGGCGTACGCGACCGAGAGCTACACGCTCTGTGCCGGCGCGCCCGTGGCGCTCCGGCAGGTCCGCGCCCAGTTGCTCGCCGGGGATATCGACGCGGCGCTGCTTGTCGCCGCCAGCCGCGAGGAGGACCTCGTCGACTACGCCAACGTGGACTCGTCGTTCATGTTCAACTTCGGCAGCGGCGCGTCGGCGATGGTCGTCGAGCGCGACGCGGGCGACCGCTCGCGGGCAGCGGTGCTCGGCAGCGGTGCCGTCACCGACGGCTCCTTCTCCCGCGACGTGGTGATGCCGGCGGGCGGCACCCGCAACCCAACGAGCGAGGACACCGTCGCCGCGGGCGAGCATTCGCTCGACGTGCCCGACCCCGACGGGATGAAAGAGCGCCTCGCGCCCGTCTCGCTCCCGAACTTCCTCGACGTGACCGACGAGGCCCTGGAGCGGTCGGGACTCGACCGGGACGACGTGGACTTCGTCGCGCTCACCCACGTCAAGCGCTCGTTCCACGACTACTACTTCGAGGAGATGGGGCTGGACCCCGAAACCGACGGCTACTACCTCGACGACTACGGCCACGTCCAGAGCGTCGACCAGGTGCTCGCGCTCGACGAGGGCCGCTCGCGGGGCCGGATCGAGCCGGGCGACGTGGTCTGTTTCGTCGCCGCCGGCACGGGGTACAC
- a CDS encoding SDR family oxidoreductase: MSEAPTPPAVERSDVHTVDDERFTAESVCLVTGAASGIGRAVALVAAVNGLTVVATDVDGDGLAETAARAAELDAEGPVETVTADLRIDEEMDALVEAAAERGQLRFLANVAGLQHVDPIDEFPMERYDAIQDVMVRAPTYLAKRCMPHMRETGGCIGNMASVHGHYVTSDKVAYNVAKFGIRGLTQSIAAEGDGDVRSFSVSTGYVKTPLVTDQIPDTAEQRGISEREVVEDVMLGQSRTKEMMDPVDVGNLFLLGFSRLADHLNGGDLLFDGGMTLTYE; encoded by the coding sequence ATGTCAGAGGCCCCCACGCCGCCGGCGGTCGAGCGCAGCGACGTTCACACGGTCGACGACGAGCGGTTCACGGCCGAGAGCGTCTGTCTCGTCACGGGCGCGGCGTCGGGTATCGGTCGCGCGGTCGCGCTCGTCGCCGCGGTGAACGGACTCACCGTCGTCGCGACCGACGTGGACGGGGACGGACTGGCCGAGACGGCCGCTCGCGCGGCCGAACTCGACGCCGAGGGGCCGGTCGAGACGGTGACTGCCGACCTCCGGATCGACGAGGAAATGGATGCGCTGGTCGAGGCGGCCGCCGAGCGCGGACAGCTTCGGTTCCTCGCCAACGTCGCCGGCCTCCAGCACGTCGACCCGATCGACGAGTTCCCGATGGAGCGGTACGACGCCATTCAGGACGTGATGGTGCGCGCGCCGACGTATCTCGCCAAGCGCTGCATGCCTCACATGCGGGAGACGGGCGGCTGTATCGGTAACATGGCTTCGGTGCACGGCCACTACGTGACGAGCGACAAGGTGGCGTACAACGTCGCCAAGTTCGGCATCCGGGGGCTGACACAGTCGATCGCGGCCGAGGGTGACGGCGACGTGCGCTCGTTCTCGGTCAGCACGGGGTACGTGAAGACGCCGCTGGTCACCGACCAGATCCCCGACACGGCCGAACAGCGCGGGATCAGCGAACGCGAGGTGGTCGAGGACGTGATGCTCGGCCAGTCCCGGACGAAAGAGATGATGGACCCGGTCGACGTGGGCAACCTCTTTCTGCTCGGCTTCTCCCGGCTCGCCGACCATCTGAACGGCGGCGACCTGCTGTTCGACGGCGGGATGACGCTGACCTACGAGTGA